Proteins encoded by one window of Pelecanus crispus isolate bPelCri1 chromosome 8, bPelCri1.pri, whole genome shotgun sequence:
- the PDPR gene encoding pyruvate dehydrogenase phosphatase regulatory subunit, mitochondrial isoform X3, whose protein sequence is MVNGYPSENVWPLDLKRFGTLQGSRTFLRHRVMEVMPLMCDLKVPRWDFQTGRQLRTSPLYDRLDAQGARWMEKHGFERVKYFVPPGKDLLDLDQSKTFYKPDWFDIVGSEVKCCKEAVCVIDMSSFTKFEISSTGDQALESLQYLFSNDLDVPVGHVVHTGMLNEKGGYENDCSIARLSKRSFFMISPTDQQVHCWAWLKNRLPDDSNLTMEDVTWKYTALNLIGPRAVDVLSELSYAPITPEHFPSLFCKEMSVGYANGIRVMSITHTGEPGFMLYIPIEYALHVYNEVMNMGQKYGIRNAGYYALRSLRIEKFFAFWGQDLDAFTTPMECGREFQVKLEKGMQFVGQEALLEQKQNGVYKRFTMFILEDHDTDMDLWPWWGEPIFRNGRYVGKTTSSAYSYTLERHVCLGFVHHFDEKTGEELVVTTDFINQGEYEIDIAGQRFQAKAKLYPFSSLFTHRRRKDEVELSGCQRE, encoded by the exons ATGGTAAATGGGTATCCGTCAGAAAATGTCTGGCCTCTGGATTTGAAACGTTTTGGTACCCTTCAGGGCAGTCGCACTTTTCTCCGTCACCGTGTGATGGAAGTAATGC CCCTCATGTGTGATCTGAAAGTTCCCCGTTGGGACTTCCAGACTGGCAGGCAGCTGCGTACTTCACCATTGTATGACCGTCTGGATGCACAGGGAGCTAGATGGATGGAGAAGCATGGATTTGAGAGAGTCAAGTATTTTGTCCCGCCTGGGAAAG ATCTGCTGGATTTGGATCAGAGCAAAACCTTTTACAAACCAGACTGGTTTGATATTGTGGGTTCCGAAGTCAAGTGCTGTAAGGAAGCAGTTTGCGTCATTGACATGTCATCTTTTACCAAGTTTGAAATAAGT TCCACAGGAGACCAGGCCCTGGAGAGTCTGCAGTACCTCTTCTCAAATGACCTGGATGTGCCAGTTGGGCATGTTGTGCATACAGGCATGCTTAATGAGAAGGGAGGTTATGAGAATGACTGCAGCATAGCACGATTGAGCAAACGCAG CTTCTTCATGATTTCCCCTACTGACCAACAAGTCCACTGCTGGGCCTGGCTGAAGAACCGCTTGCCCGATGACAGCAACCTGACTATGGAAGACGTGACCTGGAAGTACACGG CCCTCAATCTGATCGGCCCTCGTGCTGTGGATGTCTTGTCAGAGTTGTCATATGCCCCGATAACTCCAGAAcactttccctctctcttctgcaAG GAGATGAGCGTGGGCTATGCTAATGGCATCCGTGTGATGAGTATCACTCACACAGGAGAACCTGGATTCATGCTTTATATACCCATAGAG TATGCCCTTCACGTGTACAACGAGGTGATGAACATGGGACAGAAGTATGGTATTCGGAATGCTGGTTATTATGCACTCCGCAGCCTGCGCATTGAGAAGTTCTTTGCATTCTGGGGCCAGGATCTGGATGCCTTTACCACTCCTATGGAGTGTGGACGTGAGTTCCAGGTCAAGCTGGAAAAG GGAATGCAGTTTGTTGGCCAGGAAGCCCTGTTGGAACAGAAGCAGAACGGTGTGTACAAGCGCTTTACCATGTTCATTCTTGAGGACCATGACACGGATATGGACCTCTGGCCCTGGTGGGGGGAGCCCATTTTCCGCAATGGCCGCTATGTGGGCAAGACCACCAGCAGTGCCTACAGCTACACTCTGGAGCGGCACGTCTGCCTCGGCTTTGTGCACCATTTTGATGAGAAGACAGGAGAAGAGCTGGTGGTGACAACTGACTTCATCAACCAGGGCGAGTATGAGATCGACATTGCTGGGCAGCGCTTCCAGGCCAAAGCCAAGCTCTACCCCTTCAGCTCCCTCTTCACGCACCGTCGCCGCAAGGATGAGGTGGAACTGAGTGGCTGCCAGAGGGAGTAG
- the PDPR gene encoding pyruvate dehydrogenase phosphatase regulatory subunit, mitochondrial isoform X4 — translation MPDLEALQIMQLVNCPESFTPDMRCIMGESPTVRGYFVLAGMNSAGISYGGGAGKYLAEWMVNGYPSENVWPLDLKRFGTLQGSRTFLRHRVMEVMPLMCDLKVPRWDFQTGRQLRTSPLYDRLDAQGARWMEKHGFERVKYFVPPGKDLLDLDQSKTFYKPDWFDIVGSEVKCCKEAVCVIDMSSFTKFEISSTGDQALESLQYLFSNDLDVPVGHVVHTGMLNEKGGYENDCSIARLSKRSFFMISPTDQQVHCWAWLKNRLPDDSNLTMEDVTWKYTALNLIGPRAVDVLSELSYAPITPEHFPSLFCKEMSVGYANGIRVMSITHTGEPGFMLYIPIEYALHVYNEVMNMGQKYGIRNAGYYALRSLRIEKFFAFWGQDLDAFTTPMECGREFQVKLEKGMQFVGQEALLEQKQNGVYKRFTMFILEDHDTDMDLWPWWGEPIFRNGRYVGKTTSSAYSYTLERHVCLGFVHHFDEKTGEELVVTTDFINQGEYEIDIAGQRFQAKAKLYPFSSLFTHRRRKDEVELSGCQRE, via the exons ATGCCAGATTTGGAGGCTCTGCAGATCATGCAGTTAGTTAATTGCCCAGAGTCCTTCACACCAGATATGCGGTGCATCATGGGAGAGTCGCCCACCGTGCGGGGCTACTTCGTTCTGGCTGGCATGAACTCAGCTGGTATCTCATATGGTGGGGGAGCAGGCAA GTACCTGGCAGAGTGGATGGTAAATGGGTATCCGTCAGAAAATGTCTGGCCTCTGGATTTGAAACGTTTTGGTACCCTTCAGGGCAGTCGCACTTTTCTCCGTCACCGTGTGATGGAAGTAATGC CCCTCATGTGTGATCTGAAAGTTCCCCGTTGGGACTTCCAGACTGGCAGGCAGCTGCGTACTTCACCATTGTATGACCGTCTGGATGCACAGGGAGCTAGATGGATGGAGAAGCATGGATTTGAGAGAGTCAAGTATTTTGTCCCGCCTGGGAAAG ATCTGCTGGATTTGGATCAGAGCAAAACCTTTTACAAACCAGACTGGTTTGATATTGTGGGTTCCGAAGTCAAGTGCTGTAAGGAAGCAGTTTGCGTCATTGACATGTCATCTTTTACCAAGTTTGAAATAAGT TCCACAGGAGACCAGGCCCTGGAGAGTCTGCAGTACCTCTTCTCAAATGACCTGGATGTGCCAGTTGGGCATGTTGTGCATACAGGCATGCTTAATGAGAAGGGAGGTTATGAGAATGACTGCAGCATAGCACGATTGAGCAAACGCAG CTTCTTCATGATTTCCCCTACTGACCAACAAGTCCACTGCTGGGCCTGGCTGAAGAACCGCTTGCCCGATGACAGCAACCTGACTATGGAAGACGTGACCTGGAAGTACACGG CCCTCAATCTGATCGGCCCTCGTGCTGTGGATGTCTTGTCAGAGTTGTCATATGCCCCGATAACTCCAGAAcactttccctctctcttctgcaAG GAGATGAGCGTGGGCTATGCTAATGGCATCCGTGTGATGAGTATCACTCACACAGGAGAACCTGGATTCATGCTTTATATACCCATAGAG TATGCCCTTCACGTGTACAACGAGGTGATGAACATGGGACAGAAGTATGGTATTCGGAATGCTGGTTATTATGCACTCCGCAGCCTGCGCATTGAGAAGTTCTTTGCATTCTGGGGCCAGGATCTGGATGCCTTTACCACTCCTATGGAGTGTGGACGTGAGTTCCAGGTCAAGCTGGAAAAG GGAATGCAGTTTGTTGGCCAGGAAGCCCTGTTGGAACAGAAGCAGAACGGTGTGTACAAGCGCTTTACCATGTTCATTCTTGAGGACCATGACACGGATATGGACCTCTGGCCCTGGTGGGGGGAGCCCATTTTCCGCAATGGCCGCTATGTGGGCAAGACCACCAGCAGTGCCTACAGCTACACTCTGGAGCGGCACGTCTGCCTCGGCTTTGTGCACCATTTTGATGAGAAGACAGGAGAAGAGCTGGTGGTGACAACTGACTTCATCAACCAGGGCGAGTATGAGATCGACATTGCTGGGCAGCGCTTCCAGGCCAAAGCCAAGCTCTACCCCTTCAGCTCCCTCTTCACGCACCGTCGCCGCAAGGATGAGGTGGAACTGAGTGGCTGCCAGAGGGAGTAG